Proteins encoded together in one Micromonospora auratinigra window:
- the argJ gene encoding bifunctional glutamate N-acetyltransferase/amino-acid acetyltransferase ArgJ, with amino-acid sequence MTVTAPRGFRAAGVAAGLKASGAGDVALVVNDGPDAGVAGVFTANRVKAAPVLWTQQVVRGGVVRAVVLNSGGANACTGPAGFQDTHATAEHTAAALTGSNARLMVGAGEVAVCSTGLIGERLPMQKLLPGVRSAVRGLARDGGTAAAEAIMTTDTRPKTTVARGSGWTVGGMAKGAGMLAPAMATMLCVLTTDAVAGPELLDAALRAATRVTFDRVDSDGCMSTNDTVLLLASGASGVEPTEAELTAAVTAACHDLAQQLIADAEGATKQIAIDVVGAADEDDAVEVGRSVARNNLVKTALFGNDPNWGRILAAVGTTAAAFQPDAVDVAVNGIWVCRGGAAAEDRSKVDLTGRDVTIRIDLHAGDAAATVWTNDLSHAYVHENSAYST; translated from the coding sequence GTGACCGTCACCGCCCCCCGGGGCTTCCGGGCGGCCGGTGTCGCCGCCGGCCTCAAGGCCAGCGGCGCCGGCGACGTCGCCCTGGTCGTCAACGACGGCCCCGACGCCGGGGTCGCCGGCGTCTTCACCGCCAACCGGGTCAAGGCCGCCCCCGTGCTCTGGACCCAGCAGGTCGTGCGCGGCGGCGTGGTCCGCGCGGTGGTGCTCAACTCCGGCGGCGCGAACGCCTGCACCGGCCCGGCCGGCTTCCAGGACACCCACGCCACCGCCGAGCACACCGCCGCCGCGCTCACCGGCAGCAACGCCCGGCTGATGGTGGGCGCCGGTGAGGTCGCGGTCTGCTCGACCGGCCTGATCGGTGAGCGACTGCCGATGCAGAAGCTGCTGCCCGGCGTCCGCTCCGCGGTGCGCGGGCTGGCCCGCGACGGCGGGACCGCCGCCGCCGAGGCGATCATGACCACGGACACCCGGCCGAAGACCACGGTGGCCCGGGGCAGCGGCTGGACCGTCGGCGGGATGGCCAAGGGCGCGGGCATGCTCGCCCCGGCGATGGCCACCATGCTCTGCGTGCTCACCACCGACGCGGTGGCCGGGCCGGAGCTGCTCGACGCCGCGCTGCGCGCCGCCACCCGGGTCACCTTCGACCGGGTCGACTCCGACGGCTGCATGTCCACCAACGACACCGTGCTGCTGCTGGCCAGCGGGGCGTCCGGCGTCGAGCCGACCGAGGCGGAGCTGACCGCCGCGGTCACCGCCGCCTGCCACGACCTGGCCCAGCAGCTCATCGCCGACGCCGAGGGCGCCACCAAGCAGATCGCCATCGACGTGGTCGGCGCGGCGGACGAGGACGACGCGGTCGAGGTGGGCCGCTCGGTGGCGCGCAACAACCTGGTCAAGACCGCGCTGTTCGGCAACGACCCGAACTGGGGCCGGATCCTGGCCGCCGTCGGCACCACCGCCGCCGCGTTCCAGCCGGACGCCGTGGACGTCGCCGTCAACGGGATCTGGGTGTGCCGGGGCGGGGCCGCCGCGGAGGACCGGTCCAAGGTCGACCTCACCGGCCGGGACGTGACCATCCGGATCGACCTGCACGCCGGCGACGCGGCCGCCACCGTCTGGACCAACGACCTGTCGCACGCGTACGTGCACGAGAACTCGGCGTACTCGACGTGA